A genomic region of Streptomyces sp. R33 contains the following coding sequences:
- a CDS encoding ribonuclease J, with the protein MSHPHPELGPPPKLPKGGLRVTPLGGLGEIGRNMTVFEFDGRLLIVDCGVLFPEEEQPGIDLILPDFSSIRDRLDDIEGIVLTHGHEDHIGAVPYLLREKPDIPLIGSKLTLALIEAKLQEHRIRPYTLEVKEGERENLGPFDCEFIAVNHSIPDALAVAIRTPAGLVVATGDFKMDQLPLDNRLTDLHAFARLSEEGIDLLLSDSTNAEVPGFVPPERDISNAIRGVFAGAQKRIIVASFASHVHRIQQILDAAHEYGRRVAFVGRSMVRNMGIARDLGYLRVPAGLVVDVKTLDDLPDDEVVLVCTGSQGEPMAALSRMANRDHQIRIVPGDTVILASSLIPGNENAVYRVINGLTRWGANVVHKGNAKVHVSGHASAGELLYFYNICKPRNLMPVHGEWRHLRANAELGAMTGVPKDRIVIAEDGVVVDLIDGKARISGKVQAGYVYVDGLSVGDVTEVHLKDRKILGDEGIVSVFVVVDSTTGKVVSGPNIQARGSGIEDSAFASVLPKIEEAIARAAADGVAEPHQIQQLIRRTMGKWVSDGYRRRPMILPVVVEV; encoded by the coding sequence TTGAGCCATCCGCACCCTGAACTCGGCCCGCCGCCGAAGCTCCCCAAGGGCGGCCTCCGGGTCACCCCCCTGGGCGGTCTCGGCGAGATCGGCCGCAACATGACCGTCTTCGAGTTCGACGGCCGCCTGCTGATCGTCGACTGCGGCGTCCTCTTCCCCGAGGAGGAGCAGCCCGGCATCGACCTGATCCTGCCGGACTTCTCGTCCATCCGGGACCGCCTCGACGACATCGAGGGCATCGTCCTCACGCACGGCCACGAGGACCACATCGGCGCCGTCCCCTACCTCCTGCGGGAGAAGCCGGACATCCCGCTGATCGGCTCCAAGCTGACGCTGGCCCTCATCGAGGCCAAGCTCCAGGAGCACCGCATCCGCCCCTACACCCTCGAGGTGAAGGAGGGCGAGCGGGAGAACCTCGGTCCCTTCGACTGCGAGTTCATCGCCGTCAACCACTCCATCCCGGACGCCCTGGCCGTCGCGATCCGGACCCCCGCGGGTCTCGTCGTCGCCACCGGCGACTTCAAGATGGACCAGCTGCCGCTGGACAACCGCCTCACCGACCTGCACGCCTTCGCGCGCCTGAGCGAAGAGGGCATCGACCTCCTCCTCTCGGACTCGACGAACGCCGAGGTCCCGGGCTTCGTCCCGCCGGAGCGCGACATCTCCAACGCCATCCGCGGTGTCTTCGCGGGTGCCCAGAAGCGGATCATCGTGGCGTCCTTCGCCAGCCACGTGCACCGCATCCAGCAGATCCTCGACGCCGCCCACGAGTACGGCCGCCGGGTCGCCTTCGTCGGCCGCTCGATGGTCCGCAACATGGGCATCGCCCGTGACCTGGGCTACCTGCGGGTCCCGGCCGGCCTCGTCGTCGACGTGAAGACGCTCGACGACCTGCCGGACGACGAGGTCGTGCTCGTCTGCACGGGTTCCCAGGGCGAGCCGATGGCGGCCCTGTCCCGCATGGCCAACCGCGACCACCAGATCCGCATCGTCCCCGGGGACACCGTGATCCTGGCGTCGTCGCTGATCCCGGGCAACGAGAACGCGGTCTACCGCGTGATCAACGGCCTGACCCGCTGGGGCGCCAACGTCGTGCACAAGGGCAACGCCAAGGTGCACGTCTCCGGCCACGCCTCCGCAGGCGAGCTGCTGTACTTCTACAACATCTGCAAGCCGCGGAACCTCATGCCGGTCCACGGCGAATGGCGCCACCTGCGCGCCAACGCCGAGCTCGGCGCCATGACGGGTGTCCCGAAGGACCGCATCGTCATCGCCGAGGACGGCGTGGTCGTCGACCTGATCGACGGCAAGGCCCGGATCTCCGGCAAGGTCCAGGCCGGCTACGTGTACGTGGACGGCCTGTCGGTCGGCGATGTCACGGAAGTCCACCTCAAGGACCGCAAGATCCTCGGCGACGAGGGCATCGTCTCGGTCTTCGTCGTGGTGGACAGCACCACGGGCAAGGTCGTCAGCGGCCCGAACATCCAGGCCCGCGGCTCCGGCATCGAGGACTCGGCCTTCGCGTCGGTCCTGCCGAAGATCGAGGAAGCCATCGCCCGCGCCGCCGCCGACGGCGTCGCGGAGCCGCACCAGATCCAGCAGCTCATCCGCCGGACCATGGGCAAGTGGGTCTCGGACGGCTACCGCCGCCGCCCGATGATCCTCCCGGTCGTCGTCGAGGTCTGA
- the dapA gene encoding 4-hydroxy-tetrahydrodipicolinate synthase — MAPISTPQTPFGRVLTAMITPFTADGALDLDGAQQLAVHLVDAGNDGLIINGTTGESPTTTDAEKNDLVRAVLEAVGDRAHVVAGIGTNDTRHTLELARQAERTGAHGLLAVTPYYSKPPQEGLYRHFTAIADATELPVMLYDIPGRSGVPINTETLVRLAEHPRIVANKDAKGDLGRASWAIAQSGLAWYSGDDMLNLPLLSVGAVGFVSVVGHVVTPELRAMLEAHLGGDVQKATEIHQKLLPVFTGMFRTQGVITTKGALNLQGLPAGPLRLPLVELTDEEAAQLKIDLAAGGVQL, encoded by the coding sequence ATGGCTCCGATCTCGACTCCGCAGACCCCCTTCGGGCGGGTCCTCACCGCCATGATCACGCCCTTCACGGCGGATGGCGCACTCGACCTCGACGGCGCGCAGCAGCTCGCCGTCCACCTGGTGGACGCAGGCAACGACGGCCTGATCATCAACGGGACCACCGGCGAGTCCCCGACCACCACCGACGCGGAGAAAAACGACCTCGTACGAGCCGTCCTCGAAGCGGTCGGCGACCGTGCCCACGTCGTCGCCGGCATCGGCACCAACGACACCCGCCACACCCTCGAGCTGGCCCGCCAGGCCGAGCGCACCGGCGCACACGGCCTGCTCGCGGTGACCCCGTACTACAGCAAGCCGCCGCAGGAAGGCCTCTACCGGCACTTCACGGCGATCGCCGACGCCACCGAGCTCCCGGTGATGCTCTACGACATCCCCGGCCGCAGCGGCGTCCCGATCAACACCGAAACCCTGGTGAGGCTCGCCGAGCACCCCCGTATCGTGGCCAACAAGGACGCCAAGGGCGACCTCGGCCGCGCCAGCTGGGCCATCGCCCAGAGCGGACTCGCCTGGTACTCCGGCGACGACATGCTGAACCTGCCGCTGCTGTCCGTCGGCGCCGTCGGCTTCGTCTCCGTGGTCGGCCACGTGGTCACCCCCGAGCTCCGCGCCATGCTCGAGGCCCACCTGGGCGGCGACGTCCAGAAGGCCACCGAGATCCACCAGAAGCTGCTCCCCGTCTTCACCGGCATGTTCCGCACGCAGGGCGTGATCACCACCAAGGGCGCCCTGAACCTGCAGGGCCTGCCCGCCGGCCCGCTGCGGCTCCCGCTCGTCGAGCTGACGGACGAAGAGGCGGCCCAGCTCAAGATCGATCTTGCCGCCGGCGGGGTACAGCTCTGA
- the thyX gene encoding FAD-dependent thymidylate synthase has translation MSETAASDLKPSFRSDVTVELVKHSAADSDVLWAARVSTAGEQSLEELQKDPERSKGLINYLMRDRHGSPFEHNSMTFFISAPIFVFREFMRHRVGWSYNEESGRYRELEPVFYVPDAERKLVQEGRPGKYVFVEGTAAQQELTGRVMEDSYRQAYEAYQEMLAAGVAREVARSVLPVGLFSSMYATCNARSLMHFLGLRTQHELATVPSFPQREIEMVGEKMEQHWAALMPLTYAAYNANGRVAP, from the coding sequence GTGAGCGAGACCGCCGCTTCAGACCTGAAACCCAGCTTCCGCAGTGATGTGACGGTGGAGCTGGTGAAGCACTCCGCCGCCGACTCCGACGTGCTGTGGGCCGCCCGTGTCTCCACGGCCGGCGAGCAGTCCCTCGAAGAGCTCCAGAAGGACCCCGAGCGCTCCAAGGGCCTCATCAACTACCTGATGCGGGACCGCCACGGCAGCCCCTTCGAGCACAACTCGATGACCTTCTTCATCAGCGCCCCGATCTTCGTGTTCCGCGAGTTCATGCGGCACCGCGTCGGCTGGTCGTACAACGAGGAATCGGGCCGCTACAGGGAGCTCGAGCCGGTCTTCTACGTCCCGGACGCCGAGCGCAAGCTCGTCCAGGAGGGCCGCCCGGGCAAGTACGTCTTCGTCGAGGGCACCGCGGCCCAGCAGGAACTGACGGGCCGGGTCATGGAGGACTCGTACCGTCAGGCGTACGAGGCCTACCAGGAGATGCTGGCCGCGGGCGTGGCCCGCGAGGTTGCCCGTTCGGTCCTGCCGGTCGGACTTTTCTCCTCGATGTACGCCACCTGCAACGCGCGCTCGCTCATGCACTTCCTCGGCCTGCGCACGCAGCACGAGCTCGCGACCGTCCCCTCCTTCCCGCAGCGGGAGATCGAGATGGTCGGCGAGAAGATGGAGCAGCACTGGGCCGCGCTCATGCCGCTGACGTACGCCGCGTACAACGCCAACGGCCGCGTCGCCCCGTAA
- a CDS encoding PH domain-containing protein has product MPLPFLTADRAFDAHEDTGDDVLAHEDPDRWRRPYRPGPWRVAGAALLLLLAAFMLLATMIIAFAGAWAGAGVCVAAALGVIGSALRLLMAGVWVSPAGLRRVGFFRTRSIAWDEITEVRTVQQPVRWLGLPRTVQGQALTAAARDGAELPVLLTDHNADFLSRAEAFDRAADMVEAWADEYRAVPA; this is encoded by the coding sequence GTGCCCCTGCCCTTCTTGACGGCCGACCGCGCGTTCGACGCGCACGAAGACACCGGCGACGACGTACTCGCCCACGAGGACCCCGACCGCTGGCGCCGGCCCTACCGGCCCGGGCCTTGGCGGGTGGCCGGCGCCGCCCTGCTGCTCCTGCTGGCCGCGTTCATGCTGCTCGCCACGATGATCATCGCGTTCGCGGGCGCCTGGGCCGGTGCCGGTGTCTGCGTGGCCGCCGCGCTCGGCGTGATCGGGTCGGCGCTGCGGTTGCTCATGGCGGGCGTCTGGGTGAGCCCGGCGGGGCTTCGCCGGGTGGGCTTCTTCCGGACCCGCTCGATCGCCTGGGACGAGATCACCGAGGTCCGTACGGTCCAGCAGCCGGTGCGCTGGCTGGGGCTGCCGCGGACCGTCCAGGGCCAGGCCCTGACGGCGGCCGCGCGCGACGGCGCGGAGCTGCCGGTGCTGCTGACCGACCACAACGCCGATTTCCTGTCGCGGGCCGAGGCGTTCGACCGGGCCGCCGACATGGTCGAGGCCTGGGCCGACGAGTACCGGGCCGTGCCCGCCTGA